The Luteolibacter arcticus genome has a window encoding:
- a CDS encoding GtrA family protein, with translation MSSLSQLTRFGCTGAAASAVHLCVVAALVPFELTPLAANVAGFAIAFHVSYHGHRSWTFRRPGGPREYKRMLAVSLLAFALNELLYAGLLKWTRLDYRVALGLVLLTVAAGTFAATRVWVFTREHRAAHQGNR, from the coding sequence ATGAGCTCACTCTCCCAACTCACCCGGTTCGGTTGTACCGGTGCGGCAGCATCCGCCGTGCATCTCTGCGTGGTCGCCGCGCTCGTCCCCTTCGAACTGACACCGCTGGCTGCGAACGTAGCCGGCTTTGCGATCGCCTTCCATGTCAGCTACCACGGGCATCGTAGCTGGACCTTCCGCCGTCCCGGAGGACCGCGGGAATACAAGAGGATGCTGGCGGTGTCGTTGCTGGCATTCGCGCTCAATGAACTACTCTACGCGGGTCTCTTAAAGTGGACGCGCCTCGACTACCGGGTCGCGCTGGGCCTGGTGCTCCTCACTGTCGCCGCCGGAACCTTCGCAGCGACGCGTGTTTGGGTGTTCACCCGGGAACACCGGGCAGCTCATCAGGGAAACCGGTAG
- a CDS encoding response regulator transcription factor, producing the protein MTILLAEDDAVTREALTELLQGEGHEVLAARDGREALALWESHRPGLVLLDIMMPHSSGYEVCRSIRRDDRRTPVVFLSAKSEEVDVVLGLELGADDFLRKPFGKHELLARVRAVLRRHEEPREGDALLFGAWSVFPKRLVARQGEREVELTVREVKLIALLAKRRGEVVTRDELLNECWGLEYFPESRTLDQHVLNLRKKIEADPSKPLLIETVRGAGYRFP; encoded by the coding sequence GTGACGATTTTGCTCGCTGAGGACGATGCGGTGACCCGCGAGGCGCTGACCGAGCTGTTGCAAGGCGAAGGTCACGAGGTGCTCGCAGCCCGTGATGGCCGCGAGGCGCTGGCGCTCTGGGAAAGCCATCGCCCCGGGCTGGTGCTGCTGGACATCATGATGCCGCACTCGAGCGGCTACGAGGTTTGTCGTAGTATCCGCCGCGACGATCGCCGGACGCCGGTGGTATTCCTCTCCGCCAAGTCGGAGGAGGTGGACGTCGTGCTCGGCCTCGAACTCGGCGCGGATGATTTCCTGAGAAAGCCCTTTGGGAAACACGAGTTGCTGGCCCGTGTGCGTGCCGTCTTGAGACGCCACGAAGAACCGCGGGAAGGCGATGCTCTTTTGTTCGGAGCGTGGAGCGTGTTTCCGAAGCGTCTCGTCGCTAGACAGGGTGAAAGGGAAGTCGAGCTCACCGTGCGGGAAGTGAAGCTGATCGCCCTGCTAGCCAAGCGCCGCGGTGAAGTCGTCACCCGCGACGAACTCCTCAACGAATGCTGGGGCCTCGAGTATTTCCCCGAGTCGCGCACGCTTGACCAGCACGTGCTGAACCTGCGGAAGAAGATCGAAGCCGATCCCTCGAAGCCGCTTTTGATCGAGACCGTGCGTGGGGCGGGCTACCGGTTTCCCTGA
- a CDS encoding sensor histidine kinase, producing MPPWVWTLLVCSTLAVLVAVAGTLLSRQTERISERPPGNRVDDAFRETARRIDDLEVLWEKALDDEAARLLKDGLSLPPDDTVIAGITQRSLLNAGFSDPGRQHLPVDGSTSRWLPVLAHYAREQPGEWVLAESDVLQGSGWITMPGKPLAWWRGNGRLAAVLVLDPLAAAKVVEQDLALRMPDFSGEPGSFSWAGPSGNAWLGDAPDQAKSDEIVRHVSRFGDWTLYRHYPLRVVTRYRVPVLAGSFAVAALLLGGGIAIVSWQRKAIRLAEERVSFVNRVSHELRTPLTNLLLNTDLALDGLPVEDGKVRRRLGLIREETSRLSRIVDNVLAFARIERGTSEAHAVSCSATEVLGEVRESFAPLFERKSIVCDYHEDVQGDVMLDRDALSQILSNLLSNVEKYAGEGAKASVRLSIEGSQLVAEVEDDGPGVPANSRKRIFLPFERAGSRIDEGASGTGLGLAISRDLAERMGGQLELMPSAGGSKFRLAVPLMERNRA from the coding sequence GTGCCTCCCTGGGTGTGGACGCTGCTGGTATGCTCGACGCTTGCCGTGCTGGTGGCGGTCGCCGGCACGCTGCTTTCGCGGCAAACCGAGCGTATCTCCGAGCGCCCGCCCGGCAATCGTGTGGACGATGCCTTCCGCGAAACGGCACGGCGGATCGATGACCTCGAAGTGCTGTGGGAAAAGGCACTCGACGATGAAGCCGCACGTCTCTTGAAGGATGGCCTGTCGCTTCCTCCCGATGACACTGTGATCGCCGGGATCACGCAGCGCTCGCTCTTGAATGCGGGCTTCTCCGATCCCGGCCGGCAGCACCTTCCGGTCGATGGATCCACCTCACGCTGGCTTCCCGTGCTAGCGCACTATGCTCGCGAGCAACCGGGCGAGTGGGTGCTGGCGGAAAGCGATGTGCTGCAGGGCTCGGGTTGGATCACCATGCCCGGCAAGCCGCTGGCATGGTGGCGGGGGAATGGTCGCTTGGCCGCGGTGCTCGTGCTGGATCCCCTTGCGGCCGCGAAGGTCGTCGAGCAGGACCTTGCTTTGCGCATGCCGGACTTCAGTGGGGAACCGGGCTCGTTCTCTTGGGCCGGTCCGTCCGGGAACGCGTGGCTTGGCGATGCGCCGGATCAAGCCAAGTCCGATGAGATTGTTCGCCATGTCTCGCGCTTTGGCGACTGGACGCTTTATCGCCACTATCCGTTGCGGGTGGTGACCCGCTACCGGGTGCCGGTGTTGGCCGGATCGTTCGCGGTCGCCGCGCTGTTGCTAGGCGGTGGGATCGCCATCGTTTCGTGGCAGCGGAAGGCCATCCGGCTTGCGGAAGAACGGGTCAGCTTCGTCAACCGCGTGTCCCATGAACTGCGCACGCCGCTCACCAACCTGCTGCTCAATACCGACCTCGCGCTCGACGGTCTGCCGGTCGAGGATGGGAAGGTGCGTCGCCGGCTCGGACTCATTCGCGAGGAAACCTCGCGGCTTTCGCGAATCGTGGATAACGTTCTCGCCTTCGCTCGCATCGAGCGCGGGACGAGCGAAGCGCATGCAGTCTCTTGCAGCGCTACCGAGGTGCTTGGCGAAGTCAGGGAGAGCTTCGCGCCCTTGTTCGAGCGGAAGTCGATCGTCTGCGACTACCACGAGGACGTGCAAGGCGACGTGATGTTAGACCGCGATGCCCTTTCCCAAATTCTCTCCAACCTGCTTTCCAACGTGGAGAAGTATGCCGGCGAGGGTGCGAAGGCTTCGGTCCGCCTTTCGATCGAGGGTTCGCAGCTTGTCGCCGAGGTGGAAGACGATGGGCCCGGGGTACCGGCCAACTCGCGCAAACGCATCTTCCTGCCCTTCGAACGGGCCGGTTCCCGGATCGATGAGGGCGCGAGCGGGACCGGCCTCGGCCTCGCGATCAGCCGCGACTTGGCGGAACGGATGGGCGGACAGCTCGAACTCATGCCCTCGGCGGGCGGCTCGAAGTTCCGGCTGGCGGTCCCTCTGATGGAAAGGAACCGCGCGTGA
- a CDS encoding cupin domain-containing protein codes for MKRYHPVHLADLPPIACCCGTTRRAFVDLPDAPASAHYLEVKDEPTSHYHLKTTEIYVVLEGEGFLELDGDQVPVKPLSAVMIRPGCRHRAIGKMKILNIPVPKHDDADFYYDESAAKPGETPVH; via the coding sequence ATGAAGCGCTACCATCCCGTCCACCTCGCGGATCTGCCTCCGATCGCCTGCTGCTGCGGCACCACACGGCGGGCCTTTGTCGATCTGCCGGACGCGCCGGCCTCGGCGCACTATCTGGAGGTGAAGGACGAGCCGACCAGCCACTATCACCTGAAGACCACCGAGATCTACGTGGTGCTGGAGGGTGAAGGCTTCCTCGAGCTCGATGGCGACCAGGTGCCGGTGAAGCCGCTGAGCGCGGTGATGATCCGGCCGGGCTGCCGGCACCGGGCGATCGGGAAGATGAAGATCCTCAACATCCCCGTGCCGAAGCACGACGACGCCGATTTTTACTACGACGAGAGCGCGGCGAAACCCGGTGAAACTCCCGTCCACTAA
- a CDS encoding methyltransferase produces MSANPNPYETERLLGEYLLFHYGSAEEILPESAPAGMREALDFAVRTTRHFSPGTVERTLDLGCAVGRSAYELSRSSTETLGIDFSQNFIRAAAAMTGSPLPYGRLDEGHRRTPLLARLPEGLPVNEVRFETGDAMSLRRDLGDFDRVHAANLLCRLTQPDRLLERFPSLVRPGGELVIATPCTWLGEYTPPANWPQGSTLDWLKLKLGGDFELVSMKDEPFLIRETARKFQWTASMVTAWKRLP; encoded by the coding sequence GTGAGCGCGAACCCAAATCCCTACGAAACCGAGCGCCTGCTCGGGGAATACCTGCTCTTCCACTATGGCAGCGCAGAGGAAATCCTGCCCGAGTCCGCGCCCGCCGGCATGCGCGAGGCACTCGACTTCGCGGTGCGGACCACGCGGCATTTCTCGCCCGGCACGGTGGAGCGCACGCTCGACCTAGGCTGCGCGGTCGGCCGCTCGGCCTACGAGCTGTCCCGTAGTTCGACCGAAACGCTGGGTATCGATTTCTCACAGAATTTCATCCGCGCCGCTGCCGCCATGACGGGCAGCCCCCTGCCCTACGGCCGGCTTGATGAAGGACACCGGCGGACACCCTTGCTCGCGCGCTTGCCGGAAGGCTTGCCGGTGAATGAGGTGCGCTTCGAGACCGGCGATGCGATGAGCCTGCGGCGCGACCTCGGGGATTTCGACCGGGTGCACGCCGCCAACCTGCTGTGCCGGCTCACGCAGCCGGATCGCCTGTTGGAGCGTTTCCCCTCGCTGGTTCGCCCCGGTGGCGAATTGGTAATCGCGACGCCCTGCACGTGGCTCGGCGAATACACGCCGCCAGCGAACTGGCCTCAAGGTAGCACGCTGGACTGGCTGAAGTTGAAGCTCGGCGGAGATTTCGAGCTGGTCTCCATGAAGGATGAGCCATTCCTGATCCGCGAGACCGCCCGGAAGTTCCAGTGGACGGCCTCGATGGTCACGGCGTGGAAGCGCCTCCCTTAA
- the tsaB gene encoding tRNA (adenosine(37)-N6)-threonylcarbamoyltransferase complex dimerization subunit type 1 TsaB — MPDAARLFIESSTPRASLALLRGSEVVFEETFTGDRSHNALLFAPLERALAGLEPGQSLAEVVIGTGPGSYSGTRVGIAAGQGVALVHRCPAVGLSSLLAVPSAKPGALAVGDARRGSAWRAGFGGEPELCGVEELTEEIRGVLKGGAAVFSLEPVGKVGLPEELAAEVLLEQPTAALLAKAWLARSSEERLKLAALPVQPAYLRPPHVTVAKGGHPLLRK; from the coding sequence GTGCCGGACGCCGCCCGATTGTTCATAGAAAGCAGCACTCCCCGTGCCTCGCTGGCCCTGCTGCGCGGCAGCGAGGTGGTCTTTGAGGAGACTTTCACCGGCGACCGCAGCCACAACGCCTTGCTATTTGCCCCCTTGGAACGGGCGCTCGCGGGGCTGGAACCCGGCCAGTCGCTGGCCGAGGTGGTGATCGGCACCGGTCCCGGCAGCTACAGCGGCACTCGCGTGGGGATCGCCGCCGGCCAAGGCGTCGCGCTGGTTCATCGCTGCCCGGCGGTCGGGCTCAGTTCGCTGCTGGCGGTGCCATCGGCGAAACCCGGGGCGCTGGCCGTGGGCGACGCCCGCCGCGGCAGCGCATGGCGGGCGGGCTTTGGCGGGGAACCGGAATTGTGCGGGGTGGAGGAGCTGACTGAGGAAATCCGCGGCGTATTGAAGGGTGGGGCGGCAGTGTTTTCCCTTGAGCCGGTGGGAAAGGTCGGCTTGCCGGAGGAGTTGGCGGCGGAGGTCCTATTGGAGCAACCCACTGCGGCGCTCCTGGCCAAGGCGTGGCTGGCGCGTTCCAGTGAGGAGCGATTGAAACTGGCGGCGCTGCCGGTGCAGCCGGCTTACCTGCGGCCGCCGCATGTCACGGTGGCCAAGGGCGGGCACCCGTTGCTGCGGAAGTAG
- a CDS encoding citrate synthase, with amino-acid sequence MTDYAKGLEGVIANESALSNVEGAEGRLSYLGYSIEDLVENCTYEEVVYLLHRGRLPNPAELADGESRLRAERNLPDGVIDFLKAAPKDANPMDVARTAVSMLGLYDKRASIGTPDLEKDAAIALSICAKIPIIVAAFHRFRQGLELPPIRTDLSEAGHFLYLITGEVPTDVATRTLDVALTLHADHGMNASTFSARVTVATLSDMYSAITSAIGTLKGPLHGGANEGVIHMLQGIGELDKVDVWVEERLTRKEKIMGIGHRVYKVLDPRAPHLRKLAIQLTEELGEPKWIQMSERIAEIMRDRKGLNANVDFYSATVYYSLGIPTDLFTPIFAIARASGWTAQVLEQLRDNRLYRPLTLYTGPQGPLPITPIEER; translated from the coding sequence ATGACCGACTACGCCAAAGGCCTCGAAGGAGTCATCGCCAATGAATCCGCCCTCAGCAACGTGGAGGGTGCCGAAGGCCGCCTCAGCTACCTCGGTTACAGCATCGAAGACCTCGTCGAAAACTGCACCTACGAGGAAGTCGTCTACCTCCTCCACCGCGGTCGGCTGCCGAATCCCGCGGAACTCGCCGATGGCGAATCCCGCCTGCGCGCCGAGCGCAACCTGCCGGACGGCGTGATCGATTTCCTCAAGGCCGCGCCGAAAGACGCGAACCCGATGGACGTGGCCCGCACCGCGGTCTCCATGCTCGGCCTCTACGACAAGCGCGCCTCCATCGGCACGCCGGACCTGGAGAAGGACGCCGCGATCGCACTCTCCATTTGTGCCAAAATCCCGATCATCGTCGCTGCCTTCCACCGCTTCCGCCAAGGCCTTGAGCTGCCGCCGATCCGCACCGACCTTTCCGAGGCCGGTCATTTCCTCTACCTGATCACCGGCGAGGTGCCGACCGACGTGGCCACCCGCACGCTCGATGTCGCCCTGACCCTGCACGCCGATCACGGAATGAACGCGTCCACCTTCTCGGCTCGCGTCACCGTCGCCACGCTGTCGGACATGTATTCGGCCATCACCTCGGCGATCGGCACACTCAAGGGCCCGCTCCACGGCGGTGCCAACGAGGGCGTGATTCACATGCTCCAAGGCATCGGCGAACTCGACAAGGTGGACGTTTGGGTCGAGGAACGGTTGACCCGCAAGGAAAAGATCATGGGCATCGGCCACCGCGTCTACAAGGTGCTCGATCCCCGCGCCCCGCACCTGCGCAAGCTGGCCATCCAGCTTACCGAGGAACTCGGCGAACCCAAGTGGATCCAGATGTCCGAGCGCATCGCCGAGATCATGCGCGACCGCAAGGGCCTCAACGCGAACGTCGATTTCTACTCGGCCACCGTTTACTACTCGCTCGGCATCCCGACCGATCTCTTCACCCCGATCTTCGCCATCGCCCGCGCCTCCGGTTGGACAGCGCAGGTGCTCGAGCAGCTCCGCGACAACCGCCTGTATCGTCCGCTGACGCTCTACACCGGCCCGCAAGGACCGCTGCCGATCACGCCGATCGAGGAGCGGTAA
- a CDS encoding protein-tyrosine phosphatase family protein: protein MNVQHYQVHDGLFAGEYPGSLAPEVTEDRLKFLIGKGVQTFIDLTTSHDRLDPYEPVLRELGEGLTRHSHEIPDLGVPTSPEVMRGILDLLRAELDAGRVCYVHCWGGIGRTGTVIGCWLKESGMDAAAALDEVQRRYAAGMPKAIHHPRSPQTPQQIRYVEEWP from the coding sequence ATGAACGTGCAGCACTACCAAGTCCATGACGGCTTGTTCGCGGGCGAGTATCCGGGAAGCCTCGCACCGGAGGTCACCGAGGACCGTTTGAAATTCCTCATCGGCAAAGGCGTCCAAACATTCATCGACCTCACCACCTCCCACGACCGGCTCGATCCCTACGAACCGGTGCTGCGCGAACTCGGCGAGGGCCTGACCCGCCACTCCCACGAAATCCCGGACCTAGGCGTTCCGACCTCGCCCGAGGTGATGCGCGGGATCCTTGACCTCCTGCGGGCCGAGCTCGACGCCGGCCGGGTCTGTTACGTCCACTGCTGGGGCGGGATCGGCCGCACCGGCACCGTGATCGGCTGCTGGCTGAAGGAATCCGGCATGGACGCCGCCGCCGCGCTCGATGAAGTGCAGCGCCGCTACGCTGCCGGCATGCCAAAGGCGATCCACCATCCCCGCTCCCCGCAAACCCCGCAACAGATACGCTACGTGGAGGAGTGGCCGTGA
- a CDS encoding DUF3142 domain-containing protein — translation MTPRRALPLLAIACWLTAGCERTAPVAKAAPDRTPAFWVWHRSSALAPAEKESLPAGSRLYRQIAEFGWRDGAWSPRAVAKADVLLENEIPVVRLDPGPAFLERPDAAAMLAKWLRHHFQDKVPASLQLDHDCPVRLLPRYAAFLRELRGELALKEISITALAGWIDSPAFKQLGEAADELLPMFYDLTADPPQDIAAGKAKPMAGPEAAAWIARWKSCRTPWCAGLANFERLSLFEADGKLVGHLKQWTPESIARADFLEALPQFTGGTGYRITSAASLHGTQLQASQLLIWRAPDAESLRGLIAAAFDAGARGIVWFALPGPGLRAAHSPSHLAALARGEVPAHGVTAKLESNGSIVLRNAGPGDLSLALGAPLHRLMLRSHEAGTFTTAGPGEFAEVATPLPPKFSHEIVLSFPRLLVGEEIASESGLIPVRGVRELQWSLDDSTPAPLP, via the coding sequence GTGACTCCACGCCGGGCGCTTCCCCTCCTCGCAATCGCCTGCTGGCTCACCGCAGGCTGCGAACGCACAGCGCCCGTCGCCAAGGCGGCACCCGACCGCACGCCCGCCTTCTGGGTCTGGCACCGCAGTTCCGCCTTGGCCCCCGCGGAGAAGGAATCGCTCCCCGCAGGTAGCCGCCTCTACCGCCAGATCGCCGAGTTCGGCTGGCGCGATGGAGCCTGGTCGCCGCGAGCGGTGGCGAAGGCAGACGTTTTGTTAGAAAACGAGATCCCCGTCGTCCGCCTCGACCCCGGCCCCGCCTTCCTCGAACGCCCCGATGCCGCCGCCATGCTCGCAAAGTGGCTGCGCCACCACTTCCAAGACAAAGTCCCGGCATCGCTCCAGCTCGATCACGATTGCCCGGTGCGCCTGCTGCCACGCTACGCAGCCTTTCTTCGCGAGCTGCGAGGCGAGCTCGCCTTGAAGGAAATCTCCATCACCGCTCTCGCCGGCTGGATCGATTCGCCCGCTTTCAAGCAACTCGGCGAAGCCGCCGATGAACTGCTGCCGATGTTCTACGACCTGACCGCCGATCCGCCGCAGGACATCGCCGCCGGAAAGGCCAAGCCGATGGCCGGCCCCGAAGCAGCAGCATGGATCGCCCGCTGGAAATCCTGCCGCACCCCATGGTGCGCCGGGCTTGCGAATTTCGAGCGGCTCTCGCTCTTCGAAGCGGACGGCAAGCTGGTCGGCCACCTCAAGCAATGGACGCCCGAAAGCATCGCCCGCGCCGACTTCCTCGAAGCGCTCCCGCAATTCACCGGCGGAACCGGATATCGCATCACGAGCGCCGCCAGCCTCCACGGCACGCAGCTCCAGGCATCACAGCTCCTCATCTGGCGCGCGCCGGATGCCGAAAGCCTCCGCGGCCTGATCGCCGCTGCCTTCGATGCCGGTGCGCGCGGCATCGTCTGGTTCGCTTTGCCCGGCCCCGGCCTGCGAGCGGCGCATTCGCCCTCCCATCTCGCCGCCCTCGCCCGCGGCGAAGTACCCGCGCATGGCGTGACGGCGAAGCTCGAAAGCAACGGCAGCATCGTGCTGCGAAACGCCGGCCCCGGCGACCTTTCACTGGCCCTTGGCGCGCCGCTTCACCGGCTTATGTTGCGGTCGCATGAAGCCGGCACGTTCACCACCGCTGGGCCGGGCGAGTTCGCCGAAGTCGCCACTCCCCTGCCGCCGAAATTTTCCCACGAAATAGTGTTATCTTTTCCGCGCTTGCTCGTAGGTGAGGAAATCGCGAGCGAATCCGGCCTGATCCCCGTGCGGGGTGTCCGTGAACTCCAGTGGTCCCTTGACGACTCCACTCCCGCTCCACTCCCATGA
- a CDS encoding tetratricopeptide repeat protein, with product MKRRVLVLTPLLLACGPFFYQAPPPLESYPQRIPGKGWRDLFAETKPAPADAASSPELIDACEVLVDELPKLPQAERLSKIDALLARNREGDFRLRTANLLHELRELAADDTALAVAGDYLKWRLDRLEKPAGFVLRPPVKTWEMSEDEFIVATRAYAASQAGAFEWLDREVASGPAILRANLMVQKGAITMEYGDFAEARDTFTGMIGLFPDHPRVEPARLMLGRCLLELARTQSREADVTRDDRKRIDELLTEAIHEFGLCLDSRGRFAADASGWLAAVALERRDFSEAIRRQLHRLDLQPTREVTRSVLRECDRIFTSLLERDVGQDDHFDDGGTDQYLPFDEMAKHPAVMRLFVGHALDPAAREELPSAHENFGSDRGTLDFLHRRIIRPQSLTRRSLTALGTAVVKEAGVSKPDALTLLILGWASYREGEVPQALALFDQAQALQPSDELVQGRALALTALGRHREAAGAYAELTKNFPESSIAKNSIFDHAISRFHAGEAGEALLMLCGTRPDGSWLPAAPLHPEHEPVQWIDGIAQFAPLDQLAAPLSRLAENDPQTRLLRTIVRSRALCAENFALARRYLNPAGEVVPDTDYGFAELPRGIGLTAATWQQEVESLAGATELLEPAPADQRARKHLQIGRRWKELRGRLTLPLHSLFDYSQSEGEKLEQLRRKNAAFLGFATDAITAELDSRDELHHALRHFLIAAESTDPDVAAPALEEANEAVFRLAEFSHYRCSRAVETDAAGLSRKLVERLRNDFPDSPETARAVRWTFAPPALLGTWMPGDYTPGNSADAIESAVIDPKSGRWREWEPKPGDAEGERLSQAFGGLFIVPDADMPALRKRLADFRADFDRTRHLLAENDVLALVDDLDDLASAAEAPGITPDLFSRYASVRRAKAPPPPAAGEWAPLAPWLAFLDRIRPVTMPDGYTRANDDTVESWERYLRDFPNGSKTEAASLRLLRMKVRAACPIPQVQAFHFPESPILNGYKRLTRPSAVDEAKLRALSKALDEHESSFPSGRYRADLRVLRAAIAAQSRDYPVAVKCLAEVLADPAHPELRMNAGLQFSEVSLRLLDKNERAAVAAAFRAERSATPFLKNLMHGDTCLFRLRPLMAWLESP from the coding sequence ATGAAACGTCGCGTCCTCGTTTTGACGCCCCTGCTCCTCGCCTGCGGTCCGTTCTTCTACCAGGCTCCGCCGCCGCTCGAAAGCTATCCCCAGCGCATCCCCGGCAAGGGCTGGCGCGATCTCTTTGCCGAAACGAAGCCCGCACCGGCGGATGCGGCAAGCTCGCCCGAATTGATCGATGCCTGCGAAGTGCTCGTCGATGAACTGCCGAAGCTCCCGCAAGCGGAACGGTTATCGAAGATCGATGCGCTGCTCGCCCGCAACCGCGAGGGAGACTTCCGGCTGCGCACTGCGAATCTCCTCCACGAACTGCGCGAACTTGCGGCCGACGATACCGCCCTCGCAGTTGCCGGGGACTATTTGAAATGGCGGCTCGATCGCCTCGAAAAACCCGCAGGGTTCGTCCTGCGCCCGCCGGTCAAAACCTGGGAAATGAGCGAAGATGAGTTCATCGTTGCCACTCGCGCGTACGCGGCGAGCCAAGCCGGGGCCTTCGAGTGGCTGGACCGCGAGGTGGCGTCGGGGCCCGCGATACTACGCGCGAACCTGATGGTGCAGAAGGGCGCGATCACGATGGAATACGGCGACTTTGCCGAGGCCCGAGACACCTTCACCGGCATGATCGGCCTGTTCCCGGATCATCCGCGGGTCGAGCCTGCCCGGCTGATGCTGGGGCGCTGCTTGCTTGAATTGGCCCGGACCCAATCGCGGGAAGCGGACGTCACACGCGATGACCGGAAGCGCATCGATGAGTTACTCACGGAGGCGATCCACGAGTTCGGGCTCTGCCTCGATTCCCGCGGCCGCTTCGCCGCGGATGCTTCCGGCTGGCTCGCCGCCGTCGCTCTGGAGCGCCGCGATTTCAGCGAGGCGATCCGCCGTCAACTCCATCGGCTCGATCTTCAGCCGACCCGCGAAGTCACCCGCTCCGTGCTGCGCGAGTGCGACCGGATCTTTACCTCCTTGCTGGAAAGAGACGTCGGTCAGGACGACCACTTCGACGACGGAGGAACCGATCAGTATCTACCTTTTGACGAAATGGCGAAGCACCCTGCGGTCATGCGCCTCTTCGTCGGCCATGCCCTCGATCCCGCCGCACGGGAGGAACTACCATCCGCCCACGAGAACTTCGGAAGCGACCGCGGCACGCTCGATTTCCTACATCGCCGGATCATCCGTCCCCAATCGTTGACCAGACGCTCACTCACCGCACTGGGAACTGCGGTCGTGAAGGAAGCCGGGGTTTCAAAGCCGGACGCGCTTACCCTGCTCATCCTCGGGTGGGCCTCCTACCGCGAAGGCGAGGTGCCGCAGGCATTGGCCTTGTTCGACCAAGCGCAGGCGCTCCAGCCGAGCGATGAACTCGTTCAGGGCCGGGCGCTCGCGCTCACGGCTCTGGGACGTCACCGCGAGGCGGCCGGTGCTTACGCGGAGCTCACGAAGAACTTCCCGGAAAGCTCCATCGCAAAGAACTCCATTTTCGACCATGCCATATCCCGCTTCCACGCGGGCGAGGCGGGCGAAGCGCTGCTCATGCTCTGCGGCACACGCCCCGATGGCTCCTGGCTGCCCGCAGCACCCCTGCATCCGGAACACGAGCCGGTGCAATGGATCGACGGCATCGCCCAATTCGCACCGCTCGACCAACTCGCCGCACCGCTGTCGCGATTGGCCGAGAACGATCCGCAGACGAGGCTGCTGCGCACGATTGTCCGTAGCCGTGCCTTGTGCGCGGAGAATTTTGCACTCGCCCGCCGCTACCTCAATCCGGCGGGGGAGGTCGTGCCGGACACCGACTACGGCTTCGCGGAACTCCCGCGCGGCATAGGCCTCACCGCCGCGACCTGGCAGCAGGAAGTCGAGTCGCTGGCCGGAGCCACCGAGTTGTTAGAACCCGCGCCGGCAGATCAGAGGGCCCGCAAGCACCTCCAGATCGGCCGCCGTTGGAAAGAGTTGCGCGGTCGCCTGACGCTGCCGCTTCACAGCCTCTTCGACTACTCGCAGAGCGAGGGCGAAAAGCTGGAACAACTCCGCCGCAAAAACGCCGCCTTCCTCGGTTTCGCAACGGACGCCATCACGGCGGAACTCGACTCGCGCGATGAACTCCACCACGCGCTGCGCCACTTCCTCATCGCCGCGGAGAGCACCGACCCCGACGTCGCCGCGCCTGCCTTGGAGGAGGCGAATGAGGCCGTGTTCCGGCTCGCGGAATTTTCCCACTACCGCTGCTCGCGCGCGGTGGAAACGGATGCCGCCGGCTTGTCGCGCAAGCTGGTCGAACGGCTGCGGAATGATTTCCCGGATAGCCCCGAGACCGCCCGCGCGGTGAGGTGGACCTTCGCGCCGCCCGCCTTGTTAGGCACATGGATGCCGGGCGACTACACGCCCGGAAATTCCGCCGATGCGATCGAGTCCGCCGTTATCGATCCAAAGTCGGGCCGCTGGCGTGAATGGGAGCCGAAGCCCGGCGATGCCGAGGGCGAGCGGCTGAGCCAAGCCTTTGGCGGCCTCTTCATCGTGCCGGACGCCGACATGCCCGCCCTCCGCAAGCGGCTCGCCGACTTCCGCGCAGACTTCGACCGCACCCGCCACCTCCTGGCTGAGAACGACGTCCTCGCCCTGGTGGATGACCTCGACGACCTGGCTTCCGCTGCAGAAGCGCCCGGGATCACGCCGGACCTTTTCAGCCGCTATGCCTCCGTCCGCCGGGCGAAGGCCCCGCCACCACCGGCTGCCGGCGAGTGGGCACCGCTTGCCCCGTGGCTCGCCTTCCTCGATCGTATCCGCCCGGTAACCATGCCCGACGGCTACACCCGGGCGAACGACGACACGGTGGAATCATGGGAGCGCTACCTGCGCGACTTTCCGAATGGCTCGAAGACGGAAGCAGCCTCGCTGCGCCTGCTCCGCATGAAGGTCCGCGCCGCCTGCCCCATCCCGCAGGTGCAAGCCTTCCACTTCCCCGAGTCGCCGATCCTCAACGGCTACAAGCGGCTGACCCGCCCCTCCGCGGTCGATGAGGCCAAGCTGCGCGCACTGAGCAAGGCACTCGACGAGCATGAATCGAGCTTCCCCAGCGGGCGCTATCGGGCCGACCTCCGTGTGCTGCGGGCGGCGATCGCCGCGCAATCGCGCGACTATCCGGTGGCCGTGAAGTGTCTCGCCGAAGTGCTGGCCGATCCGGCGCACCCGGAACTGCGTATGAATGCGGGGCTGCAATTCTCGGAGGTTTCGCTCCGGCTGTTAGACAAGAACGAGCGAGCCGCCGTGGCTGCCGCTTTCCGGGCCGAACGCTCCGCGACGCCGTTCCTGAAGAATCTGATGCATGGGGACACCTGCTTGTTCCGGTTGCGACCGCTGATGGCGTGGCTGGAGAGCCCTTAA